Part of the Lysobacter enzymogenes genome is shown below.
CTGTTCTCGCGCGCGGTCCTGGCCGGGCGCCCGATCGAGGTGTTCAACCACGGCAAGATGCGCCGCGACTTCACCTACATCGACGACATCGTCGCCGGCGTCATCGGCGCGCTCGACCACCCGTCCGAAGCGGTCCCGCCGCACCGCGTGTTCAACCTCGGCAACCACACCCCGGTCGAGCTGGAGCGTTTCATCCAGGTCATCGCCGACGCCGCCGGCCGGCCGGCGCAGAAGGTCTACAAGCCGATGCAGCCCGGCGACATGGTCGAAACCATGGCCGACACCGCGCTCGCCCGGGCCGCGTTCGGCTTCGAGCCGGCGACCTCGATCGAGGCCGGGCTGCCCGGCGTGGTCGCCTGGTGCCGCGACTATTTCGGCGACAATGCTTGAAGTTCGGCTGTTTTCCAGACCTGGGGCGGGTTTTTAGCCGCACTACGGTGGCCCGTGACGATTCCGACCGAATCTGAACACCGGCGCAGGTAAGCTCCGCGGTTTGCGCCGGCGGCCGGGCTGCGCACAATGAATCGTTAAACCCGGCGCGGCAGGCTTGCGTCTCAGGCGCTCCTGCGGCATATCGCGCATGCCCGCCGGACCTCCCCCGAATTCCCTCGAGTTCCATCCATGACCCAAACCCCACAACTGTCGGTCGTCGTTCCGGTGTTCAACGAACAGGACAACGTCGCGCCCCTGGTCCAGGAAATCACCACCGCGCTGCGCGGCGTGGCCGATTTCGAGATCGTCTATGTGGACGACCATTCGCGCGACGGCACCCTGGCGGCGCTGGAAGCGCTGAAAGCCGGCGTACCCGAGCTGCGCGTGCTGCACCACGTAACCCAGAGCGGGCAGAGCACCGCGGTGCGCAACGGGGTCAAGGCCGCGCGCGGCGCCTGGATCGCGACCCTCGACGGCGACGGCCAGAACGACCCGGCCGACATTCCCAAGCTGCTGGCCAAGCGCGCCGAATCGGCGCCGCAGTTCAAGCTGTTCGCCGGCTGGCGGGTCAACCGCCAGGACTCCGGCAGCAAGCGCTGGGCGTCGAAGTGGGCCAACGCGATCCGCAGCCGCATGCTGCGCGACGACACCCCCGACACCGGCTGCGGCATCAAGCTGTTCGAGCGCGCCGCGTTCCTGGAACTGCCGTACTTCGACCACATGCACCGCTACCTGCCGGCGCTGATGCAACGCGCCGGCTACCAGACCGTCAGCGTACCGGTGAACCACCGCGCGCGCGGCGCCGGCGTGTCCAAGTACAACAACCTCAACCGCGCCCTGGTCGGCATCAGCGACCTGCGCGGCGTGGCCTGGCTGATCCGCCGCGGCAAGCTGACCCAGATCGTCGAACGCTGAGCGCCGCCATGGACTTGATGAATTCCCCGATCGGGTGGCTGGCCTGGACCGGCCTGCACATGTCGCCGTGGAAGCTGATCGGCCTGATCGGCGCGCTGATGTTCGGCGGCCGCTGGCTGGTCCAGTTCGTCGCCAGCAAGCGCGCGGGCAAGCCGGTGATCCCGCGGGTGTTCTGGTACATGAGCCTGATCGGCAGCGCGATGACCCTGAGCTACTTCCTGTTCTCGCAAAAGCAGGACTCGGTCGGGGTGATCCAGAACCTGTTCCCGGCGTTCACCGCGGCCTACAGCCTGTACCTGGACATCAAGCACCGCGGCTGGCGCCGCGACCGCGCCAGCCACTGAGCCGGCGCCCGCGGGGCTAGTCGAGCTGCTCGCACCCGGGCGGCACCACGACCCAGGCATGGCGGCGTTCGCCGTACACCGAGACCTGCGGCGGCGGCGGAAACGCCGGATCGGCGAACGCGCCGGCCGCGACCAGGACGATGCCGGGCAGCGCCTCGGGCCGCCAGAACACGGTCGAGCCGCAGTGCGGGCAGAAACCGAAACGGGCCCGGTTGCCGCTGTCGCCGGCCTTGACGAACTCTCGCGTCTCGCCCTGCACCGCGACCGAGGCTTCGGGATAGCGCACCTGATAGCTGAACGCGCTGCCGGTGCGGCGCTGGCAGGCCAGGCAGTGGCAGATCGAGATCCGCAGCGGTTCGCCCTCGCAGGCCAGGCTCAGCTGGCCGCAGGCGCAGGAAGCGGTGCGACGGGTCATGGCGCTCGTCCTCGACGGGGTGGTCCGCCGCCGGAGTATGGCGCCGGGCCGCGTCGCATGGGCCAAGTGCTTGTTCCGGCTTGTAATTGCCGGCATAATGCGCGGCTCGCTGTGTCCGGCCGCCTCTCGAGGCGTCACCGGGCGGCCCCGGAAGCGCGATTCCGGACCGCCACGTGCAGCGGAAATTCCACCTGTATCGCGCGGTGCAAGCGTCTTCATCGATGCCGGCATCGGGGCCGCCGCCTCCCTGGCCAAGGGAAGCATCCAACCTTTTAGAGGTGCGCAATGTCCCGCGTATGCCAAGTTACGGGCAAGCGAACGACGACCGGCAACAACGTCTCGCATGCCATGAACAAAACCCGCCGCCGTTTCCTCCCCAACCTGCACGAGCGCCGTTTCTGGGTCGCCAGTGAGAACCGTTGGGTGAAGCTGCGCGTTTCCGCCCACGCCCTGCGCACCATCGACAAGAACGGCATCGACTCCGTTCTCGCCGAGCTGCGCGCCCGCGGCGAAAAGATCTAAGGAGGATCGACCATGGCTTCCAAGCGCGACAAGATCCGCCTGATCTCGACGGCGAACACCGGTCACTTCTACACGACCGACAAGAACAAGAAGAACACCCCGGCCAAGATGGAGATCAAGAAGTACGATCCCGTCGTCCGTAAGCACGTGATCTACAAGGAAGGCAAGATCAAGTGACGCAATGGCGCGTTCGCGCCTAGCGCGAACGCCTTTGCCATTGCGTCATCCCCGCGAAAGCGGGGATCCAGAGCCTTCAGAAGCGAACCCGCCTACATGGCGGGTTTTCTTTTGCGCGGATTTCGCCGAGGCATCCGGCTTGCGCGGCGAACGGCGACTCCGCGGTCGCGGCTCGCGCCGCTCCTACAGGCAGCG
Proteins encoded:
- a CDS encoding glycosyltransferase family 2 protein, which translates into the protein MTQTPQLSVVVPVFNEQDNVAPLVQEITTALRGVADFEIVYVDDHSRDGTLAALEALKAGVPELRVLHHVTQSGQSTAVRNGVKAARGAWIATLDGDGQNDPADIPKLLAKRAESAPQFKLFAGWRVNRQDSGSKRWASKWANAIRSRMLRDDTPDTGCGIKLFERAAFLELPYFDHMHRYLPALMQRAGYQTVSVPVNHRARGAGVSKYNNLNRALVGISDLRGVAWLIRRGKLTQIVER
- the rpmB gene encoding 50S ribosomal protein L28, whose amino-acid sequence is MSRVCQVTGKRTTTGNNVSHAMNKTRRRFLPNLHERRFWVASENRWVKLRVSAHALRTIDKNGIDSVLAELRARGEKI
- a CDS encoding lipid-A-disaccharide synthase N-terminal domain-containing protein, with amino-acid sequence MDLMNSPIGWLAWTGLHMSPWKLIGLIGALMFGGRWLVQFVASKRAGKPVIPRVFWYMSLIGSAMTLSYFLFSQKQDSVGVIQNLFPAFTAAYSLYLDIKHRGWRRDRASH
- a CDS encoding GFA family protein; this encodes MTRRTASCACGQLSLACEGEPLRISICHCLACQRRTGSAFSYQVRYPEASVAVQGETREFVKAGDSGNRARFGFCPHCGSTVFWRPEALPGIVLVAAGAFADPAFPPPPQVSVYGERRHAWVVVPPGCEQLD
- the rpmG gene encoding 50S ribosomal protein L33; protein product: MASKRDKIRLISTANTGHFYTTDKNKKNTPAKMEIKKYDPVVRKHVIYKEGKIK